One genomic region from Conexibacter woesei DSM 14684 encodes:
- a CDS encoding serine hydrolase domain-containing protein: MALERIRYSALGVGALTALFGLALGAGVLAAIGGLLALLGAALIAARRARGRRRARSAPAPHTWVAAGDAGDGDRHVAELVAGELVRVPLGPAWSDVAAIGVAGRDEAIVMHGAGMLDADSLVEIGSLTKVFTGILLADLVHEGVVALDDPLDRFLPGVRPRVGAITLLDLSTHTSGLPRLPGALLLAALAADPPDPYAEWDGARLERSLRYVRLRRSRRWRYSNLGAGLLGHVLARAAGRDYGTLVVERVCRPLGMTQTSIAPAPEDEWAIGHNRGGLPVPPWHMGAFAGAGGLRSTPRDMLRFLRAQLDPTATPIAPALEAAQQPRRDASGGERIGLGWMVKGERAGTGDGTGASGARVHWHNGATGGFSSFLAFDRAAGAGAALLLSTTLGMATDPTGFGLVERLSAARPEAAA, from the coding sequence ATGGCGCTCGAACGGATCCGCTATTCGGCGCTCGGCGTGGGCGCGCTGACCGCCCTGTTCGGCCTCGCGCTCGGCGCCGGCGTGCTCGCCGCGATCGGCGGCCTGCTCGCGCTGCTCGGCGCGGCCCTGATCGCCGCGCGGCGCGCCCGCGGCCGGCGCCGCGCCCGCTCGGCGCCTGCGCCGCATACGTGGGTCGCGGCCGGCGACGCGGGCGACGGTGACCGCCACGTCGCCGAGCTGGTCGCCGGCGAGCTGGTGCGCGTGCCGCTCGGCCCCGCCTGGAGCGACGTCGCCGCGATCGGCGTCGCCGGTCGCGACGAGGCGATCGTGATGCACGGCGCCGGCATGCTCGACGCCGACTCGCTCGTCGAGATCGGCTCGCTGACGAAGGTCTTCACCGGGATCCTGCTCGCCGACCTCGTGCACGAGGGGGTCGTCGCGCTCGACGACCCGCTCGACCGCTTCCTGCCCGGCGTGCGGCCGCGCGTCGGCGCGATCACGCTGCTCGACCTGAGCACCCACACGTCGGGGCTGCCGCGGCTGCCCGGCGCGCTCCTGCTCGCCGCGCTCGCCGCCGACCCGCCCGACCCCTACGCCGAGTGGGACGGCGCGCGGCTCGAACGCTCGCTGCGCTACGTGCGGCTGCGCCGCTCGCGCCGCTGGCGCTACTCCAACCTCGGCGCCGGGCTGCTCGGCCACGTGCTCGCGCGCGCCGCCGGGCGCGACTACGGCACGCTTGTCGTCGAGCGCGTCTGCAGGCCGCTCGGGATGACGCAGACCAGCATCGCGCCCGCGCCGGAGGACGAGTGGGCGATCGGCCACAACCGCGGCGGGCTGCCCGTTCCGCCGTGGCACATGGGCGCGTTCGCCGGCGCCGGCGGCCTGCGCTCGACCCCGCGCGACATGCTGCGGTTCCTGCGCGCGCAGCTCGACCCCACCGCGACGCCGATCGCCCCCGCGCTCGAGGCCGCCCAGCAGCCGCGCCGCGACGCGTCCGGCGGCGAGCGGATCGGCCTCGGCTGGATGGTGAAGGGCGAGCGCGCCGGCACCGGCGACGGCACCGGCGCGAGCGGTGCACGGGTCCACTGGCACAACGGCGCGACCGGCGGCTTCAGCTCGTTCCTCGCGTTCGACCGCGCGGCCGGCGCCGGCGCCGCGCTGCTGCTGAGCACGACGCTCGGCATGGCGACCGACCCGACCGGCTTCGGGCTCGTCGAGCGGCTCAGCGCAGCGCGGCCGGAAGCCGCCGCGTGA
- a CDS encoding helix-turn-helix transcriptional regulator yields MAPGDARSAADPGPISYVRLSAAVAAATADLGDDAAGVQHARTLVVEDMVLVVVPGDTAPEVLSAARDRLVPVIEREARRRVERATVMTGEHAATVMFALAHRDLEPSAAAAPTLMRSELHDRAEIAIDLDGRITAWGPDAESLLGWPAAAGVGAPLAMLVSERSEVRVDELLAAVTAGRPLGDRRTAWRTKEGMVMPLTLSAAPLLRAGAVIGGAVVVECSGLTGWSVAAHDELDVERLAGVGTWKWRFASGRMTWSPQLVALHGAVHDPDEPNANMLAAYAHPDDRERLRAALVHAALVPLPASVDYRLLRTDGRLRYVHLHAEIVCDENGVAEALVGTVQDVTELRSAADVAERLAAELVAAGPPAAAGEEAFERRLGARQHEVLGLMAEGLGNAEIATRLFLSESTVKWHVKKILRELHAANRAEAVAHYVRAVAARR; encoded by the coding sequence ATGGCTCCCGGTGACGCCCGGTCCGCTGCGGACCCCGGGCCGATCAGCTACGTCCGTCTGTCAGCGGCGGTGGCCGCCGCGACGGCCGATCTCGGCGACGACGCGGCCGGCGTCCAGCACGCGCGGACGCTCGTGGTCGAGGACATGGTCCTCGTCGTCGTTCCCGGCGACACTGCGCCCGAGGTGCTGTCGGCGGCGCGCGACCGTCTCGTCCCGGTGATCGAGCGCGAGGCGCGGCGGCGCGTCGAGCGCGCGACGGTCATGACCGGCGAGCACGCCGCGACCGTGATGTTCGCGCTCGCCCACCGCGACCTCGAACCGTCAGCCGCCGCGGCGCCGACGCTGATGCGCAGCGAGCTGCACGACCGCGCCGAGATCGCGATCGACCTCGACGGCCGCATCACCGCGTGGGGGCCCGACGCCGAGTCGCTGCTCGGCTGGCCGGCCGCGGCAGGCGTCGGCGCGCCGCTGGCGATGCTCGTGTCCGAGCGCTCGGAAGTGCGCGTCGACGAGCTGCTCGCTGCCGTCACGGCCGGCCGTCCACTCGGCGATCGCCGCACCGCCTGGCGCACAAAAGAGGGGATGGTGATGCCGCTGACGCTGTCGGCGGCGCCGCTGCTGCGCGCGGGCGCGGTGATCGGCGGGGCGGTCGTGGTCGAGTGCAGCGGCCTGACCGGTTGGAGCGTCGCGGCGCACGACGAGCTGGACGTCGAGCGGCTCGCCGGCGTCGGCACGTGGAAGTGGCGCTTCGCGAGCGGCCGGATGACGTGGTCGCCGCAGCTCGTCGCGCTCCACGGCGCGGTCCACGATCCCGACGAGCCGAACGCCAACATGCTCGCCGCCTACGCCCACCCCGACGACCGCGAGCGGCTGCGCGCGGCGCTCGTGCACGCGGCGCTCGTGCCGCTGCCGGCGTCGGTCGACTACCGCCTGCTGCGGACCGACGGCCGGCTCCGCTACGTCCATCTCCACGCCGAGATCGTCTGCGACGAGAACGGCGTCGCGGAGGCGCTCGTCGGGACGGTGCAGGACGTCACCGAGCTGCGCAGCGCGGCCGACGTGGCGGAGCGCCTCGCGGCCGAGCTGGTCGCCGCCGGGCCGCCGGCGGCGGCGGGCGAGGAGGCGTTCGAGCGGCGGCTCGGCGCGCGCCAGCACGAGGTGCTCGGGCTGATGGCGGAGGGGCTCGGCAACGCCGAGATCGCCACGCGCCTGTTCCTCTCGGAGTCGACCGTCAAGTGGCACGTGAAGAAGATCCTGCGCGAGCTGCACGCGGCCAACCGCGCGGAGGCGGTCGCCCATTACGTGCGCGCGGTCGCGGCGCGCAGATAG
- a CDS encoding bifunctional acetate--CoA ligase family protein/GNAT family N-acetyltransferase yields MPAPTEPTVPSDAALAAREVDVALRDGAPIRVRPVHADDLPAVRAFLESLSADSRRLRFFTPAADLAAAARWAAEVDRHERDGLLALTGDGEIVGHAAWARIDADSAEVAFEVAEPMRGRGLASILLAHLAFGARAQGIGTFVAEVLPENHKMLGVFRESRLPLQVSAEPGVLTVQMPTAFTDEARERFRRRERIAAVAAMDAVLAPASIAVLGATHDAATIGGAVFANLVASGYTGALHAVERRGRAIGSHRCYRSLDEVPDEIDLAVLAVPAGEVLGAARACGERGVRALAVLAAGFAESGPDGAARQRELLRACRGAGMRLVGPNCLGVLNTDPRVRLDATFAPSHPPAGGIGLLSQSGGVGIALLEQARALGIGVSTFVSVGNKADLSGNDFLEWSEQDERTRAILLYLESFGNPRKFARIARRVGQRKPIVAVKAGRTAAGARAASSHTGALLASSELAVAALFRQAGVLRVDTLGELFDLAALLERQPLPAGRRVAIVTNAGGPGILAADACQAAGLELPRLPEPLRRRLAAIVPASAGLANPVDLLVDATPQAFAGAVEAIGRAGAVDAVIAVFVPRPFARAEEVAGALRDAAGALAGRLPLLPVFMTGERLGGPLPSFRYPEDAARALARAAEHARWRRAPRGHVPRLDGVRGDEASAIVARALAEQPGGGWLDALATHDLLACHGLPLPSQRVVRSPTAAARAASELDGPVALKALAPKMLHKSERGGVELGLSGPSATRRAAQRMRERFATDRDALDGFLVQRMAPTGLELLVGSTTDPLFGPVVACGAGGRAVELLRDVAVRLAPVTDRGARNMLRELGTFPLLEGYRGSEPVDVEALEEVVLRVSGLVDAHPEVVELDCNPVVVHAGGAVVVDARVRVVPSAPPVPTPALRR; encoded by the coding sequence GTGCCCGCTCCCACGGAACCGACCGTCCCGAGCGACGCCGCGCTCGCGGCGCGCGAGGTCGACGTCGCGCTGCGCGACGGCGCGCCGATCCGCGTGCGGCCCGTCCACGCCGACGACCTGCCGGCCGTCCGCGCGTTCCTCGAATCGCTCTCTGCCGACTCGCGCCGCCTGCGCTTCTTCACGCCCGCCGCGGACCTCGCCGCCGCCGCGCGCTGGGCGGCCGAGGTCGACCGGCACGAGCGCGACGGGCTGCTGGCGCTGACCGGCGACGGCGAGATCGTCGGCCATGCCGCGTGGGCGCGGATCGACGCCGACAGCGCCGAGGTCGCGTTCGAGGTCGCCGAGCCGATGCGCGGCCGCGGGCTCGCGTCGATCCTGCTCGCGCACCTCGCCTTCGGCGCGCGAGCGCAGGGGATCGGCACGTTCGTCGCCGAGGTGCTGCCCGAGAACCACAAGATGCTCGGCGTCTTCCGCGAGAGCAGACTGCCGTTGCAGGTCTCCGCCGAGCCGGGCGTGCTGACCGTCCAGATGCCGACCGCGTTCACCGACGAGGCACGCGAGCGCTTCCGCCGGCGCGAGCGGATCGCGGCCGTCGCCGCGATGGACGCGGTGCTGGCGCCCGCCTCGATCGCGGTGCTCGGCGCGACGCACGACGCGGCGACGATCGGCGGCGCCGTCTTCGCGAACCTCGTCGCGTCCGGCTACACCGGCGCGCTGCACGCGGTCGAGCGCCGTGGCCGTGCGATCGGGTCCCACCGCTGCTACCGCTCGCTCGACGAGGTCCCCGACGAGATCGACCTCGCCGTGCTGGCGGTCCCCGCGGGCGAGGTGCTCGGCGCCGCGCGCGCCTGCGGCGAGCGCGGCGTGCGCGCGCTCGCGGTGCTCGCGGCCGGCTTCGCCGAGAGCGGTCCCGACGGCGCCGCGCGCCAGCGCGAGCTGCTGCGCGCATGCCGCGGCGCGGGCATGCGGCTGGTCGGCCCCAACTGCCTCGGCGTGCTCAACACCGACCCGCGCGTGCGGCTCGACGCGACGTTCGCCCCGAGCCATCCGCCGGCCGGCGGGATCGGGCTGCTGTCGCAGAGCGGCGGCGTCGGGATCGCGCTGCTGGAGCAGGCGCGCGCGCTCGGGATCGGCGTCTCGACGTTCGTCTCGGTCGGCAACAAGGCGGACCTGTCCGGCAACGACTTCCTCGAATGGAGCGAGCAGGACGAGCGCACGAGAGCGATCCTCCTCTATCTGGAGTCGTTCGGGAACCCGCGCAAGTTCGCTCGCATCGCGCGGCGCGTCGGCCAGCGCAAGCCGATCGTCGCGGTCAAGGCGGGACGTACCGCGGCCGGAGCGCGCGCGGCCTCCTCGCACACCGGCGCGCTGCTGGCCTCCTCCGAGCTGGCGGTCGCCGCGCTCTTCCGCCAGGCGGGCGTGTTGCGCGTCGACACGCTCGGCGAGCTGTTCGACCTCGCCGCGCTGCTGGAGCGCCAGCCGCTGCCGGCCGGCCGGCGCGTCGCGATCGTGACGAACGCCGGCGGTCCAGGGATCCTCGCCGCCGACGCGTGCCAGGCGGCCGGGCTGGAGCTGCCGCGGCTGCCGGAGCCGCTGCGGCGCCGGCTCGCCGCGATCGTGCCGGCGAGCGCGGGACTGGCGAACCCCGTCGACCTGCTCGTCGACGCGACGCCGCAGGCGTTCGCCGGCGCCGTCGAGGCGATCGGCCGCGCGGGCGCGGTCGACGCGGTGATCGCCGTCTTCGTGCCGCGCCCGTTCGCCCGCGCCGAGGAGGTCGCCGGCGCGCTGCGCGACGCCGCCGGCGCGCTCGCCGGCCGGCTCCCGCTGCTGCCCGTCTTCATGACGGGCGAGCGGCTCGGCGGCCCGCTGCCGAGCTTCCGCTACCCCGAGGACGCCGCACGGGCGCTGGCACGCGCGGCCGAGCACGCGCGCTGGCGCAGAGCGCCGCGCGGGCACGTGCCGCGACTCGACGGCGTGCGCGGCGACGAGGCGTCGGCGATCGTCGCGCGGGCGCTCGCCGAGCAGCCGGGCGGCGGCTGGCTCGACGCGCTCGCGACGCACGACCTGCTCGCCTGTCACGGCCTGCCGCTGCCGTCGCAGCGGGTCGTCCGCAGCCCGACCGCCGCCGCGCGCGCGGCGAGCGAGCTCGACGGGCCGGTCGCGCTGAAGGCGCTCGCGCCGAAGATGCTGCACAAGTCCGAGCGCGGCGGCGTCGAGCTGGGGCTCTCGGGACCGTCGGCGACGCGCCGCGCGGCGCAGCGGATGCGCGAGCGGTTCGCGACGGACCGCGACGCGCTCGACGGCTTCCTCGTCCAGCGGATGGCGCCGACCGGCCTCGAGCTGCTCGTCGGCTCGACGACCGACCCGCTGTTCGGCCCGGTCGTCGCGTGCGGCGCCGGCGGCCGGGCGGTCGAGCTGCTGAGAGACGTCGCCGTGCGGCTCGCGCCCGTGACCGACCGCGGCGCGCGCAACATGCTGCGCGAGCTCGGCACGTTCCCGCTGCTGGAGGGCTACCGCGGCTCCGAGCCCGTCGACGTCGAGGCGCTGGAGGAGGTCGTGCTGCGCGTCAGCGGGCTGGTCGACGCGCACCCCGAGGTCGTCGAGTTGGACTGCAACCCCGTCGTCGTGCACGCCGGCGGCGCGGTCGTCGTCGATGCGCGCGTGCGGGTCGTGCCGAGCGCGCCGCCGGTGCCGACGCCGGCGCTGCGGCGCTGA